The window AGGAGGAGGGAACAGAGGACTCACCCTGCCCAAACTGCCCTGACTGTTCTCTCCACAGGCCTGTCACACCACCTACTCaacagtaacagcagcagtagTGTCTGCCCCCACTGTTCCCACCACTCCCTCTCTCCGTGAGTGTGAGGCACCTCTCAGGCTGCACCAGCGGTCCTGCCGCACTCTGGAGACACAGCTGGACACTGCTGGACACTgcagtaacagcagcagtagTGATATCGGCCCTGACACCAGTAGTGATATCAACAGTAATAACAGTACTGATATTGGTCGTGACACCAGTAGTGATATCAACATTAACAACAGCAGTAGTGATATTAGTAGTGATATCGGTCGTAACACCAGTAGTGATTTCAGTAGTGATATCAACAATAATAACAGTAGTGATATCGGTCGTGACACCAGTAGTGATTTCaacagtaacagcagcagtagTGATTTCAGTAGTGATATCAACAATAATAACATTAGTGTTATAAGTAGTGATAGCGGTCGTGACACCAGTAGTGATATCAACAGTAACAGCAGCAGGGCCTGACTTCCTGGGGCTTCTGTGACAGACACTAGCCCCTTGAGCTTCGTTCGTCTGGCCAGTGAGATGCGAAGATGCAGCCAAATGCTGTCGAACTGCGCTGCCATGGGGACAATTAAAAGCCACAGCTTCTCCCCAGAGCCCAGCCGTGTCCGGAGAGCCGGAACGCCGGGACGGGGGAATGTGCTTGGGCAGGTTCTGGCTCCGCAGAGGAAAGGGAAGGGGTTTCTCGGAAACCGAGAGTCATTCCGCAGGTGGGCAGGGCGCTGAGGCATGCAGGTAACACGCGTGGCCGGGCGGCGCCGACAGGTGTCAGTCTCGGAATGATCCCGCGGCAGGGCCGGTCCGACCGGCTGCGCGAAGActcggagagaggagagggagagagagataggagcagcagcaggaggagagagataCTGACACTGGaaacaggcagacctggctgtccagagtgGGGACTctgttgaactggcagcccaatgtgtgatctcctgtcccagcctgaggaacagtgagtctgtctcccaccAATGCTCCAGATGTTTATATGTGAATATCTCATGACCGtgtctttattgtaaatgtctgtagattgttgTTTTATGtgaactgtatttgttttgctttggcaacaccgaTTGTACTCATGGGgcatgccaataaagcacctGGAATTGAACTGTACTGAatacagagaggagagaggagagaggagagaggaggagagagtgacaggagcagcaggaggaaGAACCCCCAGTGCCGTCCAGGCCTGCGGGATTCCGGGTCCGAGACGGAGGTTGGGACTGATTCTAGCCACTGTCCGTGTTTGTCCTGTAGGTCCCCAAACCCTCCTCTCGCTGCTCTAGTGTGTTTCCACTTCCccgacctctgacctctgacctgcaTTTTGTCTGTGATGTCAGTCCGCTAGCAGCTGGATTCGCTGTTCTGATCCGGTGTGCCCCGCCCTGGTGCTGAGGCCCGGCCCAGTCCATACTGCACTGGGGCGCAGTCCTGGGGTGCTGGACTGTACTCGGACTGCGCCCTCACTGGCTCCCTTGAGTCTCTCTGTTCGCACTCCCCTTCGAAATCCCCATTGTCACACTAACGAGCCCCAGCCCCCCTTCAGGAGCCCAGACAGGCGTCTCCACCCGACTACCTGCAAATCAGTGCGTGTGTCCAAcagaaccactggaccagctgtcctcccggtccgactggacctgaaccaccagaccggctgtcctcccggtctaactggactggaccagaacaagcggaccagctgtcctatcggtctaacaagactggacctgaaccaccagACCGGCTGTCCTCCCAGTCTAACTGGACTGGACCAGAACAAGCGGACCAGCTGTCCTATCGGTCTAACAAGACTGGACCAGAACAAGCGGACCAGCTGTCCTATCGGTCTAacaagactggacctgaaccaccagACCGGCTGTCCTCCCAGTCTAACTGGACTGGACCAGAACAAGCGGACCAGCTGTCCTATCGGTCTAACAAGACTGGACCAGAACAagcggaccagctgtcctcctggtctaacaggactggaccAGTCTCTCACCAGTAAAGCTGTACTGGTAGCCAGTATCAGGCTGGCTGCCCTGGTCCACTCGTCCTGcgctgtgttgtgttgtgttaatCGACACAATTAGCCTGGCTTGTTATTCGTTTCGTTTCTCTCCAGGAGGGACAGGCTGGAATGCAGACTGGGGGAGAGTCACGCCCCTGTGTGAGGCACGTCTGCGCCCGGAGGATCTCGGGAACGTTCGGGGGGTACAGTGCTCCCCAAGAAGAAGGGTCCACAGCCAAACGTTGTGGTTCCCGTGGTCTCTTTtcacctgtacttgttcctgtgGATTGAGAGCCCGTTGCTgacactcactcacaccccagACACCACAGGGACAGGGGCTCGAtggctgtcctgtgtgtgtcctgagggGGCCCAGCCAGCGACACCAGTCCCCTGGGTGTGGTAGACGGGACAGCCACGCTGCAGGCTGCCGGACAGCCGGACAGACGGGGCCGTTTCAGACATACTGATCAACAGGTCCCCCCGCAGCGCCGCACACGGACACGCAGGACCGCGTACAGACACAGCGAGAGGCGCTCAGTCCCGCGGGCATTCTGGGGGGGGAGAGAGCCGAGTTGTGGGTGCGCAGTGTGGGCGAGGACACCTACCAAACCAGTCGTCACCTGAGGTTTTTTTTGTTCGTTTTCAATTTAAAGGCCCgtttcctccttctcctcctcctctccccccacccgccctctctctctctctctctctccctccctctctcccagcacTGTGACAAACCGGTCCGACAGGTAACTCAAATAGGAGGTTGTCACCGTTATTTCTGGACGCATGCGCCATACCGCCTTCGTTCCTGGCGAATTTTACCTGCCGGCAGCTGCCTGTGCTTTTCAATAGGCTCCCGGCCGCCCTGCGCTCCGTTAGCGAGCAGGTAACAGGCAGCCCGCCTCTGCGCTCGCCGGCCCCAGGTGCTGCGTTTCGGTCTTTCTTTTCTCACAACAAAGAGACTCTCTGGAGATTCCGCTGCTTCGAAACTCTTTCCAGAGACGGCGGACTAGCAGAAAACAAACGCGAAGCTGCGCCCGACCCGAACGCACAAGCAGAGGGAGAAGTTGGAGAAGATTTTTCTTCTAAAGAAAAGTTTCTCTCGCGTCCAGCTCCCTCGCCCTGTCTCATTCGGGCAGGTTAGCTGGGATCGCTTTCACCTGGCGCCGCCAGCGAGGGACGGAGAGGGCACAGACGAAACGTTACCTCAACATGCCCAGAGCCTTTCTCGTCAAGAAGCCCTGCGTCTCCCCGGGCAAGAGGAACTGGAGCGACCTGCCCGACGACGAGCGGGGGGAGATCTACATCCCGGGTGAGCTCCCCGAAACCCCTTCTGCCCCGACACGAGTCCCCGCGCCCCCGCGAGCCGGCGGCGCGACCTTCAGACCCGGGACACTTCCTCCTGGATAGCGGGAGAGCTGAGCGCCGCTGCCTTCGGGTTTTGAGACGCAGTCGCGTCCGAGCGAACGGATTTACATGTCGTTTTTCCGGACGATTTGACCGAACAGCTCTCTTCGGCGTTGCGCGACTAGGACTTCAGCAGGCACACTTTAACAGAAGCTCACCTAACGGAATGCGATAGCCCTACCTAAGCTTTACTGCCGAGATCCATCTACCGGGTGTTTTTAGACGGATTCGCCAGCTTTTACACCAGCAGTGTCTCGCAGTTGTTTCAGGGGCAATAAGATGGTATGATTCGACGTGAGAAAGACTGTTGTGAGTGACTAGGTGAAGGCCCGCTGCTTTCTCGATTCCTGATCACTTTTCCAAAGTTATTTACAGCGACTTCCTTGAGCACCCGGGCGGGAGATGGGGGGGGCTGTGTGCGTCACCGCGGCGCGCAGAAACACCTGAACTACACGGTAACACACCTTGATAAGGAAACCCGCCACCGCAGAGGGGGCGCACGGCCGCCCCCCCGGCACCCAGCCCCATTGTTCCCAGCGCAGGAGTCCCGGCTGGTTAATGTTTATAGTGTAAACGCTATAGGGACATAACGGGCTCGGAGAGCGAGCCTCCCTTAGCAAACACCAGGGTGCAGATTGCGACGGGCGCAGGACTCCTGCCTGCTCCCTGCTCCTCGGTCTCGCGTTCCCCCGGTTCGGACTGCGCGCGGGCCCGGTTCGGCCAGGCGGATGTCTCTGACCCCGGACTCAAAGCGGGGGGGCACATTGCGGCTGTTTTCTTCGTTGTTTTGAGCTACTGTATTATAGCTTGTCGCAGTTTCCTACATTATGTTGGTGTGTTTATACCGCAGTGTATTACAGTGTGTTATAGTGTACTACAGCTATAAAACAGATTACTACAGTGTGTCATAGTGCATTTCTGTATATTCCACAGTTTACTGTAGCGTGGTACATTATACCAGTTTACTACAGTGTGTTAtagtgtactacagtatataccacagTTTAACACAGTGTGTTATACTTTATACAGTAGACCCCACAGCTTGTGTTGTCTGTAGAGTTGTGTGTTCTGTACCGTTACACACCGTATGACAAGATCTGGTCATTTGCAAGAGGATTTGCAAATCGTCTGATTTACTGCGGGCTTTGTCAACAAACAAATTCCCTCTTGTTTTCTAGCTACAACTGTAGAGGTGATGAACGCACTGTGACAGCCTGCACGAGCTCATTATTAATCAGAAAGAGTAGTGACGACTATGGTGTACTGTAGTGTTGGACAACCACACTTTACTGCAAGGCACTGTGCTGTGCGTTTATAGTGTGGTGTGTCATGAGTTTATAGTATGTTGtgtagctgtgctgtgtgtctgtggtgtATTGTGGAGCTGTGCTGTATTTCTGGAGTctgttgtgttgctgtgttgtgGAGCTGTGCATTTTCTGCAGCGTGttttgtgtctgtgctgtgtagctgtgctgtgtgtctgtgttgtgttgtggtgCTGTGCAGTTTCTGCAGCGTGttttgtgtctgtgctgtgtagctgtgctgtgtgtctgtgttgtgttgtggagcTGTGCAGTTTCTGCAGCGTGttttgtgtctgtgctgtgtagctgtgctgtgtgtctgtgttgtgttgtggagcTGTGCAGTTTCTGCAGCGTGttttgtgtctgtgctgtgtagctgtgctgtgtgtctgtgctgtgttgtgtagCTGTGCTATGATGTaaagctgtgctgtgttgtgtagctgtgctgtgtgtctgtggtgtGTTGTGGAGCtgtgctgtgtttctgcagtgtgtctgtgctgtgttaTGTAGCTGTGCTAtgatgtgtgtctgtgctgtgttgtgtagCTGTACTGTGTAGCTATGCTGTGTTGTGTAGCTGTGCTATGATGTGTGTATGTGCTGTGTTGTGTAGCTATGCTGTGTTGTGTAGCTGTGCTAtgatgtgtgtctgtgctgtgttgtgtagCTGTACTGTGTAGCTATGCTGTGTTGTGTAGCTGTGCTAtgatgtgtgtctgtgctgtgttgtgtgtctgtactgtgtagCTATGCTGTGttgtgtacagtagctgtgctatgatgtgtgtctgtgctgtgttgtgtagCTGTGCAGAACTGTGCTATGCAGCTGGTAGCTCTGGCTCAGCAGGTCTGACCTGCAGAGCTGCAGTAAACTGACTCTCTCACGTCAACAAAGGGACAATAGTGCTGCCCCACCCTGGATTGCTAACGGGGGAGGGGGGTAAATAAAGCAACCAACCTCCTACAAGGAGCCCCCCCTTTCCCCCACTCTGTCAGCACAGCCTCACCCGTactctactgtactgtgtaGTACTCCCCCATAGtatactgtactctactgtactgtgtggcactccccatactgtactgtactctattctactgtactgtagtactcCCCCATAGTATATTGTACTTTACTGTACTccccatactgtactgtactctactgtactgtgtggtactccccatactgtactgtactctactgtactgtgtggTAAACCCCcatagtgtactgtactgtgtggtaCTCCTCCATAGTATATTGTACTTTACTccccatactgtactgtactctactgtactgtgtggTAAACCCCcatagtatactgtactgtactgtgtagtACTCCCCCATAGTATactctactgtactgtgtggtactccccatactgtactgtactctactgtactgtgtaGTACTCCCCCATAGTATACTGTACTCTATTGTACTGTACTCCCACATACTGTGCTGAGCTATACTGTGCTCCAGGGTACTGTACTCGCTCATACTGTACTGAGCTGTACTGTGCTGAGCTATGCTGTGCTCCAGGGTACCGTACTCCCTCATACTGCGCTGAGCTGTGCTCCTCATGTCTGTCCTGGACAGGACTGCCCGTTACTGCGTGTGTCTGGGACTGTCTGTCCCTCAGAAGGAGCTGGTAGAGTCTGCAGTTGAAGCCCCTGCCACTGTAGCAGCTGTGTCTGACCCTGTGTGTCTCCGCAGTTTCACTGGGCGTCTCCACCTGCTTGGAGGAGTCGGAGGCCAGCCCAGCGGAGTCGGCCCTGTGCCTGTCCACGCGCCCCCCCCACACCCCTACACTGCCACACGCTGCCGAGCTGCCGTCATGCACAGCGCAGGGCACAGGTCAGAGTTCAGAGGTCAATGGCAGCTGCTTGAAGAAGACCACCTATGTGCGGTCCAAAATGAAGGTAAGCAGAAGGACAGTGACCAGCACCCttctccagtgtccagtgtccaatcagtcagtgtgtctgtataaacccctctctctcagtgagtgttcatgtactggagtgtccagtcagtgtgtctgtattaacccctctctctctgccaggTGACAACAGGTGAGCCGCCTTCAGGTGAGCTCTTCACCTGTCAGGTGTGTCAGAAGAGCTTTCAGTTTCAACGGATGCTGAATCGACACATGAAGTGTCACAACGACAGCAAGAGACACCTGTGCACTTACTGTGGGAAGGGTTTCAACGACACCTTCGACCTGAAGAGACATGtccgcacacacacaggtgagcCCGGTCAGCACACACTGGACAGCACTACCTCACTCCATTgggacacacacaacacacactggacagcactacctcacacacaacacacactggacagcacTACCTCACTATACTGGCTGGGGCAGTGGTATGTCTGGCTGGGGCAGTGGGATCTCTGGCTGGGGCAGTGGGATCTCTAGCTGGGGCAGTGGTATGCCTGGCTGGGGCAGTGGGATCTCTAGCTGGGGCAGTGTCCCGGCTGGGGCAGTGGGATCTCTAGCTGGGGCAGTGGGATCTCTGGCTGCCGCAGTGGGATCTCTGGCTGGGGCAGTGGGATCTCTGGCTGGGGCAGTGGGATGTCTGGCTGGGGCAGTGGGATCTCTAGCTGGGGCAGTGGGATCTCTGGCTGGGGCAGTGGGATCTAATGTCTGCTCCCTCTTGCCCCCAGGCGTTCGGCCCTATAAGTGTGGCCAGTGTGAGAAGGCCTTCACGCAGCGCTGCTCGCTGGAGTCCCACATGAAGAAGATCCACGGCGTGACCCAGCAGTACGCCTACAAGGAGCGGCGCAGCAAGCTGTACGTGTGCGAGGACTGCGGCTACACCGCCCCCACGCAGGACTCCCTGCTGCAGCACCTGCACGACGCGCACCCCCACAGCCCGCTGCTGCGCAAGACCACCGCCAAGAGGCTGGCGGGCGCCCTGCACTGCGGCTCGCCCCTGCAGAGCGACGACGAGCCGCAGCCCTGAGCGCGGCCAGCGGGGGGGGCTGCTCCCGGCTCTGTCCTGCTGGAAGGTGAAGGCCGCTGCTCCCCGCCTCTTCCTCCGCCCTCTGGCTCCGAGCGCCGCGGCCACAGAAGTTCAAACACCACCCGAAACTCGAGGGGGGAGAGAGTCACCCCAGCCCGGGCCCTGAGCGGCACGGCTGTCTGACACACAAAATACTGCGATCTGTTCAGGACAGAACGGATcctgggactgggactggacGTGGGCAcgggaaatgtttttatttgtttttaaatgaaagtgttTTGTATGCTGTGCCTGCCCTGTGTGGAATTGCTGTGTCTGAGTTGGTGCTGTGCAGATACAGGGGTCCCTGTCCCCCAAAAGAGCCCTGGGTGACCTAGGGCAGAGAAATGCTGTGTTCTTGGGGGCTCCATGAGTCTCTGACTCTACCTGACTGCGGGATTCTGGAGATACCGGGAGAAGTTAATGGTTCCTTGAGATCCCTCTGAGTCTCCAGATGGAAATGCTGAACTGAACTGTGGCTGAACCTCAGGGACCTCAGGCTGGGGAGTAGCAGCAAACCCGGCTGTTGCTGTAGCAGCAGGAGACCCTGTGGTGGCAGAGTGGGATCAACTGTAGCAGATAAAACCTGAAATGCATAAACCTGGTCATTTTTCTGGTGCCATATAGAATATATCCCAGAGATCATGTTGTTCATCCTTTCTGCTTTGATGCATGTGGTAGCAGAAAAAGAAGTAATAATTATTctgaacaaaaaagaaaattattcttTCCAAGACTCCCTGTGCAAAGCAGTGTGAACCATGCCATGTTTTACAGAGAATATAGTTGCTTCTACATGCGTTTTGAACAATGGtggtaaaacctggagtggatttGACTGCTGTGCACGAGGAGTCTGGCTGATAACACTGCAGATCCTGGAGTGGATTAGATTGCTGTGCAATGGGAGTCTTATTGAcaacactgtatttttattggaGTTTTATGTGTAATGTTTTGTACAGTTGATAAAGGATGGCAGTAATTCGGATATTCCCTGGAAATTGTATATTCCTTATTTATCAAGGTGAAATGTGTTTACCAGGAATGGGTAGGtggtgctgtttttctatgtgtGGATTTGTGCAAGGCACTGTGCTCAGAGGCGTGGGTGGGTGGCTGGGGCGGGGCAGGGGGACTGGGGGGCAGACAGAGCTGTACGATATTAAAGAGGGGTCCAGTGCCCTGGCCAGTCCTTCCACGTGTTGACTCTGATTTCTTATTCATTGCTCATTACCGTCGTATTCCAGGAGATGggcagggagggagggaggggtagACATGGAGAAGGGAACGGAAGGAGAGACCTGATCCCAGCTCCTCTAACTGTTCCCGAGAGTAGCGGATTCCTGAGGCGTGCTCCGTCTTGCCCAGGGAATTCAGAGCGAGCTGCCCAGCGTCTTCCCTTCCCTCCCGGTGTTCTAACGGAATCCTGCTGGATACAGAGGGATGGAACAGGGTAGAGTGCGCGCACACACCCTCAACAGCACACACACCCtcaacagcacacacacacagtgaacGGCACACACCCtcaactgcacacacacacagtgaaccacacacaccctcaactgcacacacacacagtgaaccacacacaccctcaacagcacacacacacagtgaacggcacacacaccctcaactgcacacacacagtgaacggcacacacaccctcaactgcacacacacagtgaaccacacacacaccctcaactgcacacacacacagtgaaccacacacaccctcaacagcacacacacagtgaaccacacacacacacccacaacaGCACACGACCTCACACACCTTCAACTGCACACACACCTTCAACTGCGCACACACaacctctcacacacacacccactcaAAATCCACACACTTacaaacactcacactcacaacTACatacacacattctgtatgctTTTGAATGCACAGTGACTGTACTGTTCACACAGCACCACACAGTATAGCACAACACACTAAACACACATAGCACAcagcaaaaaacacaaacacaccacaCCTCACAGCACCAACACACTCTGAacacacaggccacacacactACAagtacacaaacacaacatacacACTACCCATTGCAAGTGTCTGGGCAGGACAGAGTTAACTCCTGGCTCTAGTGGTCATTCCATCAGCTCacctgttgttttgctgttactGACGAAGCTGTTAGAAGGAGTAATACCTAGAAACACCCTGTGCGTGCGTGTCCTCTGGTTAGACACCGTATCTACTCTCATAGCGGGCAGCGCAGGGAGCCGATTATTGGCAAGAGGTGTGAACACCAGCCTGCTTAGTGCT is drawn from Lepisosteus oculatus isolate fLepOcu1 chromosome 18, fLepOcu1.hap2, whole genome shotgun sequence and contains these coding sequences:
- the ovol1b gene encoding putative transcription factor Ovo-like 1, whose amino-acid sequence is MPRAFLVKKPCVSPGKRNWSDLPDDERGEIYIPVSLGVSTCLEESEASPAESALCLSTRPPHTPTLPHAAELPSCTAQGTGQSSEVNGSCLKKTTYVRSKMKVTTGEPPSGELFTCQVCQKSFQFQRMLNRHMKCHNDSKRHLCTYCGKGFNDTFDLKRHVRTHTGVRPYKCGQCEKAFTQRCSLESHMKKIHGVTQQYAYKERRSKLYVCEDCGYTAPTQDSLLQHLHDAHPHSPLLRKTTAKRLAGALHCGSPLQSDDEPQP